The Tenrec ecaudatus isolate mTenEca1 chromosome 4, mTenEca1.hap1, whole genome shotgun sequence region GCCATCTGCCGCCCCCTTCTCTACCACACTATCATGTCCAAGCGCTTGTGTGTCCAGCTGGTGGTGGTCACCTATGCTGTGGGTGTGTTCATTTCATCTGTCCAGACAGGGAATGCCTTCAGCCTGCCTTTCTGTGGCCCCAACATCATCGATCATTACTTCTGTGACATCCCCCCGGTGCTCCAGCTGGCCTGCTCAGACACCACCACCGCCAATATCATCCTGCTCTTCTTCTCTGCCTTGGTCACGGTCCCCACAGTCTCCATCATCTTAGTCTCTTACGCCTACATCCTGGTCACCATCTATAGGATGAGGTCCCTGGAGGCCCAACGCAAGGCCTTCTCCACCCGTGCCTCCCACCTCACCGCCCTCTCCCTCTTCTACGGCTCTGTGTTCCTTGTCTATGTCCAACCCAATCCCGAGAGTGCATCAGCCTACAACAAGATCCTCTCTGTGTTCTACACCATTGTGATTCCCATGCTGAACCCTCTGGTCTACAGCCTGAGGAATAAAGATGTCAAGGCAGCTGTACAAGTTAGGGTTCTTAACCTAAGCAGGAAAGCCATCTGTCAGAAAGGCATCTCGTAGCTTATCAAACAGAGAACCCAGGCAGGACAGGAGCCAAGAGAAGTGAGGCACCGCTGAGATCTTGCCATAGGAATGGTCTACGTCAGCTGTCATCACTgggctcatctctttggatgaccGTCAAAAGATGCTACAGCTTCTACAGCTAGATGCTACAGCTAGTCACACTGCCTCCGATCATTCACCACTGCTCTCCCGCTGGGCAAACGACACTCCATTGCCTCCGACCGCATGTCATCCCCCATCGTGAGATCTAGTTCTAGACAGGAGCATCCAC contains the following coding sequences:
- the LOC142445660 gene encoding olfactory receptor 5P56-like yields the protein MASRQNHTTVKSFILLGLTEQEDQKQLLFAIFLLIYSVTLVGNLGMIDLIRTSSPLHTPMYFLLSVLSFLDICNSSVFTPRLLASFLSTDQSISLVGCVVQMALMILHGTGECLLLAIMAYDRFVAICRPLLYHTIMSKRLCVQLVVVTYAVGVFISSVQTGNAFSLPFCGPNIIDHYFCDIPPVLQLACSDTTTANIILLFFSALVTVPTVSIILVSYAYILVTIYRMRSLEAQRKAFSTRASHLTALSLFYGSVFLVYVQPNPESASAYNKILSVFYTIVIPMLNPLVYSLRNKDVKAAVQVRVLNLSRKAICQKGIS